Proteins encoded by one window of Desulfovibrio ferrophilus:
- a CDS encoding TRAP transporter small permease — translation MSTVIQLLDALGRFLSRFLLIAGGVMLTAMVALACANMFMRGAMSAPIRGTYELMGFFGAIVSAFALAATQMRKGHIALTMLAGKFPPVVDRYIDAFTNLACAAFFSLIAWKTCAYASSLIEFGELSSDLNIPFHGFVYAVAFGSAVLALNLLTDCLKALADWKEPT, via the coding sequence GACGCCCTGGGCCGGTTCCTTTCCAGGTTCCTGCTCATTGCCGGCGGGGTCATGCTCACGGCCATGGTCGCTTTGGCCTGCGCCAACATGTTCATGCGTGGGGCCATGAGTGCACCCATCCGCGGCACCTATGAACTGATGGGATTCTTCGGGGCCATTGTCAGTGCCTTTGCCCTGGCCGCCACACAGATGAGAAAAGGGCACATCGCCCTGACCATGCTTGCAGGCAAATTTCCCCCGGTCGTGGATCGATACATCGATGCCTTCACCAATCTGGCCTGTGCCGCATTCTTCAGCCTCATCGCATGGAAGACCTGCGCCTACGCCTCCTCACTCATCGAATTCGGGGAGTTGTCCTCGGACCTGAACATTCCGTTTCATGGTTTCGTCTATGCCGTGGCCTTTGGCAGTGCCGTGCTTGCCTTGAACCTGCTCACCGATTGTCTGAAAGCCCTGGCCGACTGGAAGGAACCCACATGA